One region of Desulfomonilaceae bacterium genomic DNA includes:
- a CDS encoding molybdopterin biosynthesis protein, translated as MRRNIFLDMKPPAEALETFLERLDRNGFPGSERVLTVESLGRITSEPVYAKLSAPNFHTAGMDGFAVQASETFGASPESTKSFLMGKNAWPVNTGRPIPDKTNAVIMIEHVNFLSDETFEIDKAVVPWENVRRVGEDFVQSEMILPSHHVISAYDLGALLCGGVTQVNVNRRPRVLLIPTGSELVPASVLEDRSPVDGETIEFNTWILSGLITRAGAIADRSEILPDNYDQIKQAIKSAIKSGYDMVVVNAGSSAGSEDYTAAIIDELGEVLVHGVAMMPGKPTILGIVDGKPVIGNPGYPVSAVFSFETFGLPVIAEMLGAPIDVRPTLEAYSARKIPSKLGREEFFRVKLGRVGDRTVAAPLPRGAGSITTLTRADGIIRIPSNVEGIEQGSMIRVDLLNQPQQIEKTLVIIGSHDLTIDCLADELIKHGIYVSSSNVGSLGGLLALRNDTAHMATSHLLDEDTGIYNWSYIKKFIPDIPVEVFHGVMRDQGFMVRKGNPKGIRNFKDLTRDDVTFVNRQKGAGTRVLLDFYLRKEQIDESSIKGYEMEEYTHTSVAVAVLSGVADVGMGVLAAANALGLDFIPVATEQYDFIVPKKYVYDEKVTKLLEILGSDSFKTRVSSLGGYGVERSGERLFEPK; from the coding sequence ATCAGCGCCAAATTTTCATACTGCGGGTATGGACGGGTTCGCTGTTCAGGCTTCAGAAACTTTTGGAGCGTCTCCCGAAAGTACAAAAAGCTTTCTTATGGGCAAGAACGCATGGCCCGTTAATACTGGACGTCCTATACCAGACAAGACCAATGCGGTAATCATGATCGAACACGTCAATTTTTTGAGTGATGAGACCTTTGAAATTGATAAGGCAGTGGTGCCTTGGGAAAATGTTCGTCGAGTCGGTGAGGATTTCGTTCAATCGGAAATGATCTTGCCCAGCCACCACGTGATATCGGCCTACGATCTGGGCGCGTTGCTTTGCGGAGGAGTTACCCAGGTCAATGTAAACCGGAGACCAAGGGTTTTGTTGATTCCGACGGGTTCGGAGCTTGTGCCTGCGTCCGTTTTGGAAGATAGATCTCCTGTTGATGGGGAAACGATAGAATTTAACACGTGGATACTATCAGGCCTTATTACCCGCGCGGGAGCGATTGCGGACAGAAGCGAAATACTCCCCGATAATTACGACCAAATTAAGCAAGCGATAAAATCCGCCATAAAATCCGGGTATGACATGGTTGTTGTAAACGCGGGCTCATCTGCCGGCAGCGAGGATTACACAGCCGCAATCATAGATGAACTAGGAGAAGTGCTTGTTCATGGGGTGGCCATGATGCCGGGAAAGCCCACGATTCTAGGAATTGTCGATGGTAAACCAGTTATTGGAAACCCGGGTTATCCTGTTTCTGCCGTATTTTCTTTTGAAACTTTCGGATTGCCGGTCATTGCCGAGATGCTTGGCGCTCCTATTGACGTCAGGCCTACTCTGGAGGCGTATTCGGCACGGAAAATTCCATCCAAACTCGGGCGAGAGGAATTCTTCAGAGTTAAACTGGGCAGGGTAGGGGACAGGACGGTAGCGGCGCCATTGCCTAGAGGCGCCGGCTCAATTACTACTCTTACCAGGGCGGATGGGATTATCAGGATTCCTTCGAATGTCGAAGGCATAGAGCAAGGTTCGATGATCAGAGTCGACCTTCTGAATCAACCACAACAGATCGAGAAGACTCTGGTAATCATAGGCAGTCACGATTTGACTATTGATTGCCTGGCTGATGAACTCATCAAACACGGTATCTATGTTTCTTCAAGCAACGTTGGGAGCCTGGGTGGTCTACTGGCTCTCAGGAACGATACGGCGCACATGGCGACCAGTCACCTGCTTGACGAGGATACGGGAATTTACAACTGGTCGTACATAAAGAAATTCATTCCTGACATACCCGTCGAAGTTTTTCATGGTGTCATGCGGGATCAGGGGTTCATGGTAAGGAAGGGTAATCCAAAAGGCATACGGAATTTTAAAGATCTAACAAGAGATGACGTGACCTTTGTCAATCGGCAGAAAGGCGCAGGAACCAGGGTATTGCTTGATTTCTACCTGAGAAAAGAGCAGATTGACGAGTCTAGTATTAAGGGCTACGAGATGGAAGAATATACTCACACGTCGGTTGCTGTAGCGGTCCTATCCGGAGTAGCCGATGTTGGCATGGGTGTTTTAGCCGCGGCCAATGCCCTTGGACTGGATTTTATACCCGTAGCCACGGAACAGTACGATTTCATAGTGCCCAAGAAATATGTTTACGATGAAAAAGTTACAAAGCTTCTGGAAATACTTGGTAGCGATTCATTTAAAACTCGCGTTTCCTCTTTAGGAGGATACGGCGTGGAACGGTCAGGAGAGCGTCTCTTCGAGCCGAAATAA